In the Aliarcobacter cryaerophilus genome, one interval contains:
- the dauA gene encoding C4-dicarboxylic acid transporter DauA: MIKSNIFSGLTVGIIALPLSMALAIATGVPPQLGLYTAIVAGILAAIFGSSKVNISGPTAAFIVILIPIVQQFGITGLLLCGFLSGIILVLVGLFKLGNLIELVPYPVTVGFTSGIAVVIATLQIKDFFGLTIENFSGTYIDKIVLLFNSFSTFNLFEFLTASVTLFLLIIWRKTKSKIPAALVALGVVSIFVAFFNSFYGLNISTINSTFTYVIDGVTANGIPPIPLQFSLPWEFLKPHEINIDLLIKLLPHAIAIAILGALESLLCAVISDAMTGNKTDPNKELIGQGIANMVVPFFGGIPATAAIARTVANINSGGTAKLSSIVHSIFILISILLIAPIISYLPMAALSALLLMVAWNMSEIKHFVNILKTAPKDDIYVLLTCFSLTVLIDMEVAVAVGISLASILFIKRTIDLYSIELVSENLETHKDMPKDILIYDINGPMFFGAAQKALKTLVNINEEKNIVILNMKNVSMLDMTAMVALKSIVDSFEAKNKKLIFAGLNQNVLKKLERAKFDYVTTFSNINDAIEYAMHKKNFIHN; this comes from the coding sequence ATGATAAAAAGTAATATCTTTTCAGGGCTTACTGTTGGAATTATTGCCTTGCCTTTATCTATGGCACTTGCAATTGCAACTGGAGTTCCACCTCAACTTGGTCTTTATACAGCAATTGTTGCAGGAATTTTAGCAGCTATTTTTGGAAGTAGTAAAGTAAATATTTCTGGACCAACTGCTGCTTTTATTGTTATTTTAATCCCTATAGTTCAACAATTTGGAATAACAGGGCTACTTTTGTGCGGATTTTTATCTGGTATTATTTTAGTTTTAGTTGGACTTTTTAAACTAGGAAATTTAATAGAACTAGTTCCTTATCCAGTAACAGTTGGTTTTACATCTGGAATTGCAGTTGTAATTGCAACTTTACAAATAAAAGATTTTTTTGGGCTTACTATAGAGAATTTTAGTGGAACTTATATAGATAAAATTGTTTTGCTTTTCAACTCTTTTTCTACATTTAACCTTTTTGAATTTTTAACTGCTAGTGTAACGCTATTTTTACTAATAATTTGGAGAAAAACAAAAAGTAAAATTCCAGCTGCTTTGGTTGCTTTAGGAGTTGTTTCAATTTTTGTAGCTTTTTTTAACTCTTTTTATGGTTTAAATATTTCAACAATCAACTCTACTTTTACTTATGTTATTGATGGAGTAACAGCAAATGGAATTCCTCCAATACCTCTACAATTTTCTCTTCCTTGGGAGTTTTTAAAACCTCATGAAATAAATATTGATTTACTAATAAAACTTCTTCCTCATGCAATTGCAATTGCAATTTTGGGAGCTTTGGAATCACTTTTATGTGCAGTTATAAGCGATGCTATGACTGGAAATAAAACAGACCCAAATAAAGAGTTAATAGGGCAAGGAATTGCAAATATGGTTGTGCCATTTTTTGGAGGAATTCCAGCAACTGCAGCAATTGCAAGAACAGTAGCAAATATAAATTCAGGAGGAACAGCAAAATTATCTTCAATAGTTCACTCCATTTTTATATTGATTTCGATTTTATTAATTGCTCCAATTATCTCATATCTTCCAATGGCTGCACTATCTGCTTTACTACTTATGGTTGCTTGGAATATGAGTGAAATTAAACACTTTGTAAATATTTTAAAAACTGCTCCAAAAGATGATATTTATGTACTTCTAACATGTTTTTCTTTAACTGTTTTAATAGATATGGAAGTTGCTGTTGCTGTTGGTATTAGTCTTGCATCTATTTTATTTATCAAACGAACTATTGATTTATACTCTATTGAGCTTGTAAGTGAAAATCTGGAAACACATAAAGATATGCCAAAAGATATTTTAATATATGATATCAATGGTCCTATGTTTTTTGGTGCTGCTCAAAAAGCTTTAAAAACTTTAGTAAATATAAATGAAGAAAAAAATATTGTAATACTAAATATGAAAAATGTATCAATGCTTGATATGACAGCAATGGTTGCGTTAAAATCAATAGTAGATAGCTTTGAAGCAAAAAATAAAAAGCTTATATTTGCAGGATTAAATCAAAATGTTTTAAAAAAACTAGAACGTGCAAAATTTGATTATGTTACAACTTTTTCAAATATAAATGATGCAATAGAGTATGCTATGCATAAAAAGAATTTTATTCACAATTAA
- a CDS encoding tetratricopeptide repeat protein yields MRNYILLPIFTIFLFSACSFKMPEFLTFSDINYDELLKEANICQDLDTQKEKLECYKKIENSNSFAQIRLGTYYSTKNDYKESLKYLNMADENKNLYAKLPLALLYYKGEGVKKDINKSFELLKESSDIDPIAAFQLSRFYLQGINTKIDNEKGIDLLEFSAQNGVLQAQELLTNVYKQGLYGVAKDQIKYEYWLNKATSNKEDKNSNIYIF; encoded by the coding sequence ATGAGAAATTATATTTTATTACCAATTTTTACTATTTTTCTTTTTAGTGCTTGTTCTTTTAAAATGCCTGAATTTCTAACTTTTTCGGATATAAATTATGATGAACTTCTAAAAGAAGCAAATATTTGTCAAGATTTAGATACTCAAAAAGAGAAACTAGAGTGTTATAAAAAAATTGAAAATAGTAACTCTTTTGCTCAAATTAGGCTAGGAACTTATTATTCAACAAAAAACGACTATAAAGAGAGTTTAAAATACCTAAATATGGCTGATGAGAATAAAAATCTCTATGCAAAATTGCCATTAGCTCTTTTATACTACAAAGGAGAAGGAGTTAAAAAAGATATAAATAAATCTTTTGAACTTCTAAAAGAGTCTAGCGATATTGACCCTATTGCAGCATTTCAGTTATCAAGATTTTATCTTCAAGGGATAAATACAAAAATAGATAACGAAAAAGGTATAGATTTACTTGAGTTTTCTGCTCAAAATGGAGTATTACAAGCTCAAGAGTTATTGACAAATGTCTATAAACAAGGACTTTATGGAGTTGCAAAAGACCAGATAAAATATGAGTATTGGTTAAACAAAGCAACTTCTAACAAAGAGGATAAAAACTCAAATATTTATATCTTCTAG
- a CDS encoding tetratricopeptide repeat protein — MLKVIKFSSIFIVLSIFTACAGHKKAMEVLPNELEQLNQDCKRDSLAFELDCYDFIATKNSFAMLRLGIDAQNKGRPAEAFERYTKAQKAGNFYANALLSTLYGNGLGVEFDEKKSINLLKDVEDVDPIAAYRLSYYYFSNGNPQKAIELLEYAATNEVKDAQKDLVLVYTNGQYIEPNDEKALFYDNLYQDGKEDFTKKIYGR, encoded by the coding sequence ATGCTAAAAGTTATTAAGTTCTCTTCTATTTTTATAGTTTTATCTATTTTTACTGCTTGTGCTGGTCATAAAAAAGCTATGGAAGTTTTGCCAAACGAATTGGAGCAGTTAAATCAAGATTGCAAAAGAGATAGCTTGGCTTTTGAGTTAGATTGTTATGATTTTATAGCTACTAAAAATAGTTTTGCAATGCTAAGACTTGGAATTGATGCTCAAAATAAGGGAAGACCTGCTGAAGCCTTTGAAAGATATACAAAAGCACAAAAAGCTGGTAATTTCTATGCAAATGCACTTTTATCAACTCTTTATGGTAATGGTTTAGGTGTAGAATTTGATGAAAAAAAATCTATAAATCTTTTAAAAGATGTTGAAGATGTTGATCCAATTGCAGCTTATAGATTATCTTACTACTATTTTTCAAATGGAAATCCACAAAAAGCTATAGAACTTCTTGAATATGCTGCTACAAATGAAGTAAAAGATGCTCAAAAAGATTTAGTTTTAGTTTATACAAATGGTCAATATATAGAACCAAACGATGAAAAAGCTCTTTTTTATGATAATTTATATCAAGATGGAAAAGAAGATTTTACAAAAAAAATTTATGGTAGATAA